From a region of the Coprococcus comes ATCC 27758 genome:
- a CDS encoding YdcP family protein, with product MELRFVVPNMEKTFGNLEFAGENTTEQQRINGRMAVITRSYNLYSDVQRADDVVVVLPAKAGEKHFSPEQKVKLINPRITTDGYKIGERGFVNYILLADDMLPVESK from the coding sequence ATGGAATTAAGATTTGTCGTACCAAACATGGAAAAGACATTCGGGAACTTGGAGTTTGCCGGAGAAAATACTACGGAACAGCAGAGAATCAACGGGCGTATGGCTGTCATTACCAGAAGCTACAACCTGTATTCCGATGTGCAGAGAGCCGATGATGTTGTCGTTGTGCTTCCTGCCAAAGCTGGCGAAAAACATTTCTCGCCGGAGCAGAAAGTAAAACTTATCAATCCTCGAATCACTACTGATGGCTATAAAATCGGGGAACGTGGATTTGTCAATTACATCTTACTTGCAGACGATATGTTACCAGTGGAAAGTAAATAA
- a CDS encoding FtsK/SpoIIIE domain-containing protein, whose product MKVWQKSKGNRIRAGDKSLVYHFCIGWLLLLFVAVFLLLNLRQPLVTDWKEFNLLHAGITWTAYNSITVLIATGICVLVTFLYYRYGYDRIKRLFHRQKLARMVLENKWYEAENTKDSGFFTDLQSRSREKIVWFPKIYYQMDNGLLHILCEITMGKYQEQLLSLEDKLESGLYCELTDKTLHDGYIEYTLLYDMIANRISIDEVVAENGGLRLMKNLVWEYDSLPHALICGGTGGGKTYFLLTIIEALLRTNADLYILDPKNADLADLGTVMGNVYHTKDDMIDCVNTFYKGMVTRSEEMKLHPNYRTGENYAYLGLAPQFLIFDEYVAFLEMLTTKESTALLSQLKKIVMLGRQAGYFLIVACQRPDAKYFGDGIRDNFNFRVGLGRMSELGYGMLFGSDVKKHFFQKRIKGRGYCDVGTSVISEFYTPLVPKGYDFLGTIGELAERRTEKKALEQSEALL is encoded by the coding sequence ATGAAAGTATGGCAAAAATCTAAAGGTAACAGGATTCGTGCCGGTGACAAATCGCTGGTCTATCATTTCTGTATTGGCTGGCTGTTGCTCCTGTTTGTTGCGGTATTCTTGCTACTGAACCTGCGACAGCCTCTTGTTACAGACTGGAAAGAATTTAACCTGCTCCATGCCGGAATTACTTGGACTGCCTACAACTCCATTACGGTTCTGATAGCGACTGGTATTTGTGTATTGGTCACTTTTCTCTACTACCGTTACGGATATGACCGTATCAAGCGGTTGTTTCACAGGCAAAAACTGGCTCGCATGGTGCTGGAAAATAAATGGTATGAAGCAGAAAACACCAAAGACAGCGGTTTTTTCACTGACCTGCAAAGCAGATCAAGAGAAAAAATCGTGTGGTTTCCAAAAATCTACTACCAGATGGACAATGGTTTGTTGCATATTCTGTGTGAAATCACAATGGGAAAATATCAAGAACAGCTCCTGTCCTTAGAGGATAAACTGGAATCGGGGCTGTACTGTGAGCTGACCGACAAGACACTGCATGACGGCTATATCGAATACACCCTGCTCTATGATATGATAGCGAACCGTATTTCGATTGATGAAGTGGTTGCCGAAAACGGCGGTCTGCGGTTAATGAAAAATCTGGTGTGGGAATATGATTCACTTCCCCATGCCCTTATCTGCGGTGGTACAGGTGGTGGAAAGACATATTTTCTATTGACCATCATTGAAGCCCTGCTTAGAACCAATGCGGATTTATATATTCTTGACCCGAAGAACGCTGACCTTGCAGACTTGGGAACGGTCATGGGAAATGTCTACCACACGAAAGACGATATGATTGACTGCGTCAATACCTTTTATAAGGGCATGGTCACACGCTCGGAAGAAATGAAACTACACCCGAACTACCGCACAGGAGAAAACTATGCCTATCTGGGACTTGCTCCACAGTTCCTTATCTTTGATGAATATGTGGCGTTCTTGGAAATGCTCACAACAAAAGAAAGCACCGCCCTGTTAAGCCAGTTAAAGAAAATCGTCATGCTTGGCAGACAGGCTGGATACTTTCTGATTGTGGCTTGCCAGCGTCCAGACGCAAAGTATTTCGGGGACGGTATCAGAGATAACTTCAACTTCCGTGTGGGGCTTGGTCGCATGAGTGAACTCGGCTACGGTATGCTCTTTGGAAGTGATGTGAAAAAACATTTTTTCCAGAAGCGAATCAAGGGGCGTGGATACTGTGATGTAGGAACAAGTGTCATATCTGAATTTTATACTCCCCTTGTACCCAAAGGCTATGATTTCTTAGGTACGATTGGGGAACTTGCAGAAAGGAGAACAGAAAAAAAGGCTCTGGAACAATCCGAAGCCTTACTTTAA
- the mobT gene encoding MobT family relaxase, which translates to MSHFFRKGGIELNDTEWIQDFADKRLQYGVSQTKLAVMAGISREHLSRIESGKVAVTEEMKVKLLEALEKFNPEAPLTMLFDYVRIRFPTLDIGHIIKDILQLNIQYMIHEDFGHYSYTEHYYIGDIFVYTSPDEEKGVLLELKGKGCRQFESYLLAQERSWYDFLMDALVDGGVMKRLDLAINDHTGMLDIPELTEKCRDEECVSVFRSFKSYASGELVKHKEQDKAGMGYTLYIGSLKSEVYFCVYEKSYEQYIKLGIPIEEAPIKNRFEIRLKNERAYYAVRDLLTYYDAERTAFSIINRYVRFVDKEADKKRSDWKLSVRWAWFIGENREPLKLTTKPEPYTLDRTLRWIQRQVDPTLKMLEAITAKTGIDYLKEIRKSTKLTEKHYKIIEQQTTATEDVILEKEN; encoded by the coding sequence ATGTCACATTTTTTTCGTAAAGGGGGTATCGAACTGAATGATACAGAGTGGATACAGGATTTTGCAGACAAACGTTTGCAGTACGGTGTATCCCAGACGAAACTTGCGGTCATGGCTGGAATCAGCCGTGAACATCTAAGCCGTATCGAATCCGGCAAGGTGGCGGTCACAGAAGAAATGAAAGTGAAACTTTTGGAAGCTCTGGAAAAATTCAATCCAGAAGCACCGCTTACCATGCTGTTTGATTATGTGAGGATACGGTTTCCGACACTGGATATTGGACACATCATTAAGGACATCTTACAGCTCAATATCCAGTACATGATACATGAGGACTTCGGGCATTACAGCTACACAGAACACTACTACATCGGAGATATTTTCGTATATACTTCCCCAGATGAAGAAAAAGGTGTCCTGCTGGAACTGAAAGGAAAAGGCTGTCGCCAGTTTGAAAGTTATCTGCTGGCACAGGAACGGAGCTGGTATGACTTCCTTATGGACGCTCTGGTGGACGGCGGTGTGATGAAACGCCTTGACCTTGCCATCAATGACCATACGGGAATGTTGGATATTCCAGAACTGACCGAAAAATGCCGGGATGAGGAATGTGTATCGGTGTTCCGTTCCTTTAAGTCTTATGCTTCCGGCGAACTGGTCAAGCATAAGGAACAGGACAAGGCTGGTATGGGCTACACGCTTTATATCGGCTCATTGAAAAGTGAGGTGTACTTCTGTGTCTATGAAAAAAGCTATGAGCAGTACATCAAACTGGGGATACCCATTGAGGAAGCACCGATAAAAAACAGATTTGAAATACGGTTGAAAAATGAACGTGCTTATTATGCTGTCCGTGACCTGCTGACCTACTATGACGCTGAACGGACGGCATTTTCTATTATCAACCGTTATGTACGCTTCGTGGATAAGGAAGCAGACAAGAAACGGAGCGACTGGAAATTATCTGTCCGATGGGCGTGGTTCATCGGGGAAAACAGAGAGCCGTTAAAGCTCACGACCAAACCCGAACCCTACACACTGGACAGAACCCTACGCTGGATTCAACGGCAGGTTGACCCGACACTCAAAATGCTGGAAGCAATCACAGCGAAAACAGGGATTGATTATCTGAAAGAAATCCGTAAATCCACGAAACTGACGGAAAAGCACTACAAGATAATCGAACAGCAGACCACAGCTACCGAAGATGTGATTTTGGAAAAGGAGAATTGA
- a CDS encoding immunity protein Imm33 domain-containing protein — MRLFDKFKNKNTKITFIENAGGVIITKSIYQGTSKLKWLFREESVNPSDNGWRAIGDNDTQEYLDNPENSMVVDFNTLANIEPAVLSVYDMPVGADLEFCFDDTGRYFIDTNTGNRIK, encoded by the coding sequence ATGAGATTATTTGATAAATTCAAAAACAAAAATACCAAAATTACTTTTATTGAAAATGCTGGTGGAGTTATCATCACAAAATCAATTTATCAGGGAACTTCTAAATTAAAATGGCTCTTTCGGGAAGAAAGCGTAAATCCGTCGGATAACGGTTGGCGAGCAATCGGAGATAATGATACACAGGAATACTTAGATAATCCCGAAAATTCTATGGTAGTAGATTTTAACACTCTTGCAAATATCGAACCAGCAGTTTTATCAGTATATGACATGCCAGTAGGTGCAGATTTAGAGTTTTGTTTTGATGATACTGGTAGATATTTTATTGATACTAATACAGGAAATCGAATAAAGTAA
- a CDS encoding VaFE repeat-containing surface-anchored protein yields the protein MNKLVKRLLTGTLAFATILTALPVTAVHASGNQYWTESAERVGYIEQIMNDGSIKSTFHEGHMKVEGETAYCVDINTNFKNGYKTRSDASTRMSSDQIADVALSLEYVKQYTATHTGLNNNQKYLLEQCVVWQRLSEQLGWQCDNVRASYNEISQAVQNEVYAGAKAFVKENKGRYECGGYIYTGEGQDIGQFWAKLNVGNAKVKKTSSNPTVTDGNASYSFEGATFGVYSDKGCNSQLATLTADGNGDTKEVEVKAGTVYIKELSAPKGYKLDSTVHSLNVEVGKTATLTVADTPKVTETLIDLFKIDMETGKSTPQGTASLEGAEFTWSYYDGYYNADNLPAKATRTWTTKTVAEKDSDGTIHYVSRLADSYKVSGDSFYTQDGKNVLPLGTLTVTETKAPNGYLLDGAYMQADGSSEQIKGTYLTQISEDSELAVLSGSNQYSVSDKVICGGVKIQKRDLETKDTKAQGSATLQYTEFNIISLNDSPVLVEGKLYSKNETVKKIQTGIDGIASTSADLLPYGNYRLEESKAPEGYLTDGAKTIDFSITEDGKIVDLTDKSHSVYNQIKRGDIEGVKIGAGTHKRLAGVPFRITSKTTGESHIVVTDNNGQFSTASSWASHKVNTNAGKSSEDGVWFGTSEPDDSKGALLYDTYVIEELKCDSNAGFKLIPAFEIVVSRNKVTIDLGTLTDEYEKEITIHTTATDKKTGEKMIVAGKDIKIVDEVTLDGLETGRKYKLSGWQMVKEENAELLIDGKRVDSDYTFTADSEKMTVKITYSFDGSALGGQNLVTFEELYDMSNPKEPVKVAEHKDINDDGQTVLITERIIKIHTTATDKNGKKEIEAGKDVTIVDKVTLDGLEVGTKYKLSGWQMLKEKNAELLIDGKKVSNNYEFTADNEKMTVEIAFTFDGSSLGGKNLVTFEELYDMTNPDEPKKVTEHKDITDDGQTVTIKEVPEIPDTPKDTDTPDTPSTVTKTSDSPKTGDNTNIYAYLAMLGFSCVGLGGMLYFKRRRKKS from the coding sequence ATGAATAAGCTAGTAAAGCGATTGCTGACAGGAACGCTTGCTTTTGCAACCATTCTCACGGCATTACCAGTGACGGCGGTTCATGCTTCCGGCAATCAATACTGGACAGAATCAGCAGAACGTGTCGGCTACATTGAACAAATTATGAATGATGGTTCTATCAAATCTACGTTCCATGAGGGACACATGAAAGTTGAGGGCGAAACTGCCTACTGCGTGGACATCAATACCAATTTCAAGAATGGATATAAAACAAGGTCTGACGCAAGTACACGAATGAGTAGTGATCAGATTGCGGACGTTGCTCTTTCCTTAGAGTACGTCAAGCAATATACCGCTACTCATACAGGGCTGAATAACAACCAGAAGTATTTGCTGGAACAGTGTGTTGTCTGGCAGAGATTGAGCGAACAGCTCGGCTGGCAGTGCGACAACGTCAGAGCTTCCTATAATGAAATCTCACAGGCGGTACAGAATGAAGTGTACGCTGGTGCGAAAGCATTTGTGAAAGAAAACAAAGGACGCTATGAATGTGGTGGTTACATCTACACTGGCGAAGGACAGGACATCGGACAGTTCTGGGCGAAGTTAAATGTAGGAAATGCAAAAGTCAAAAAGACTTCTTCCAATCCCACGGTCACAGATGGTAACGCCAGTTATTCCTTTGAGGGTGCGACATTTGGTGTCTATTCTGATAAGGGCTGTAACAGCCAGCTTGCCACACTTACTGCCGATGGAAACGGCGATACCAAAGAAGTTGAGGTAAAAGCCGGAACAGTTTACATCAAAGAACTTTCCGCACCAAAAGGTTACAAGTTGGATTCTACTGTTCATTCCTTAAATGTGGAAGTTGGAAAAACAGCGACTTTGACTGTTGCTGATACTCCAAAAGTCACAGAAACTTTGATTGATTTATTTAAAATCGACATGGAAACAGGAAAATCTACTCCACAGGGAACTGCTTCTTTAGAGGGTGCAGAGTTCACATGGAGCTATTATGACGGATACTACAATGCAGATAATCTACCTGCAAAAGCTACCCGTACATGGACAACGAAAACCGTTGCCGAAAAAGACAGTGACGGAACTATCCATTATGTATCCAGACTTGCCGACAGCTACAAAGTATCCGGCGACAGCTTCTATACACAGGACGGTAAAAATGTACTGCCACTTGGTACACTCACTGTCACAGAAACAAAAGCACCAAACGGCTACTTATTAGATGGTGCATATATGCAGGCTGACGGAAGTTCCGAACAGATTAAGGGAACATACCTTACACAGATTTCCGAAGATAGCGAACTTGCCGTACTTTCTGGAAGCAATCAGTATTCCGTATCCGACAAGGTTATCTGTGGCGGTGTAAAAATCCAGAAACGTGACCTTGAAACAAAGGATACCAAAGCACAGGGAAGTGCTACCTTACAGTACACAGAATTTAATATCATTTCCTTAAATGACAGTCCTGTACTGGTTGAGGGAAAATTATACAGCAAGAATGAAACCGTAAAGAAGATTCAGACAGGCATTGACGGAATCGCTTCTACTTCTGCTGACTTACTCCCTTACGGAAATTACAGATTAGAAGAAAGCAAAGCACCAGAGGGCTACTTGACAGACGGTGCAAAAACAATCGACTTTTCTATCACGGAAGATGGAAAAATCGTGGACTTGACCGACAAATCTCACTCTGTCTACAACCAGATTAAACGTGGCGATATTGAGGGTGTAAAAATCGGTGCAGGTACACACAAACGTCTTGCAGGTGTTCCATTCAGAATTACAAGCAAGACAACGGGAGAATCCCATATTGTAGTTACTGACAACAACGGTCAGTTCTCCACTGCTTCAAGCTGGGCTTCCCATAAGGTCAATACTAATGCCGGAAAATCCAGTGAGGACGGTGTATGGTTTGGAACTTCTGAACCAGACGACAGCAAAGGTGCATTACTTTATGATACTTATGTGATTGAGGAATTAAAGTGTGATTCCAACGCCGGATTTAAGCTGATTCCAGCTTTTGAGATAGTCGTATCCAGAAATAAAGTGACCATTGATTTAGGTACGCTTACCGATGAATACGAAAAAGAAATCACAATCCATACCACAGCTACCGACAAGAAAACAGGCGAAAAGATGATTGTTGCCGGAAAAGACATCAAGATCGTGGACGAAGTCACACTTGATGGATTGGAAACAGGCAGAAAATATAAACTTTCCGGCTGGCAGATGGTAAAGGAAGAAAATGCGGAACTTCTCATTGATGGGAAACGTGTAGACAGTGATTATACCTTTACTGCTGACAGCGAAAAAATGACGGTTAAGATTACTTACAGTTTTGATGGTTCAGCTCTTGGTGGTCAGAACCTTGTTACCTTTGAGGAATTGTACGATATGAGCAATCCGAAAGAGCCTGTCAAGGTTGCCGAACATAAAGACATCAACGATGATGGACAGACTGTTCTTATCACAGAACGTATCATCAAAATCCATACGACCGCTACGGACAAGAACGGCAAGAAAGAAATCGAAGCCGGAAAAGATGTAACGATTGTGGATAAAGTCACATTAGATGGTCTGGAAGTTGGAACAAAATACAAACTTTCCGGCTGGCAGATGTTAAAAGAGAAAAATGCAGAACTTCTGATTGATGGAAAGAAAGTATCCAATAATTATGAGTTTACAGCCGACAATGAAAAAATGACGGTTGAGATTGCCTTTACCTTTGATGGTTCTTCTCTTGGTGGTAAAAACCTTGTTACCTTTGAGGAGTTATACGATATGACCAATCCAGACGAACCAAAGAAAGTGACGGAACATAAGGACATTACAGACGATGGACAGACTGTGACAATCAAGGAAGTGCCGGAAATCCCAGACACACCAAAGGATACCGACACGCCGGATACACCATCTACGGTTACTAAGACAAGTGACAGCCCAAAAACAGGCGACAATACCAATATCTATGCTTATCTTGCCATGCTCGGTTTTTCCTGCGTAGGGCTTGGCGGTATGCTTTACTTCAAACGCCGTAGAAAGAAATCATAA
- a CDS encoding DUF3789 domain-containing protein yields the protein MQRLLFDFLFFSLGGTVGVIAMCILQAGRQSDRKMMELKGEKKA from the coding sequence ATGCAACGATTATTATTTGATTTCCTGTTCTTCTCTTTAGGGGGAACAGTTGGCGTGATTGCCATGTGTATTTTACAGGCTGGCAGACAGTCTGATAGAAAAATGATGGAACTGAAAGGAGAAAAGAAAGCATGA
- a CDS encoding YdcP family protein yields MRLANGIVIDKEKTFGVLKFSALRREVHVQNEDGTVSEEIKERTYDLKCNTQGRMIQVSVPATVPLKDYDYNAEVELINPVADTVANANYRGADVDWYVKADDIVLKNKGTHAGNPQNNAPQQPPKK; encoded by the coding sequence ATGAGATTAGCAAATGGAATCGTCATTGATAAAGAAAAGACTTTCGGAGTGTTGAAGTTCTCCGCATTACGCCGTGAGGTTCATGTACAGAATGAAGATGGGACGGTCAGTGAGGAAATCAAGGAACGTACTTACGATTTAAAATGCAACACACAGGGACGCATGATACAGGTATCCGTTCCGGCGACTGTTCCGTTAAAGGACTATGACTACAACGCCGAAGTGGAACTTATCAATCCTGTTGCAGATACGGTAGCCAATGCAAATTACCGTGGTGCAGATGTGGACTGGTATGTAAAAGCAGACGATATTGTTTTGAAGAACAAAGGCACTCATGCCGGAAATCCACAGAACAATGCTCCACAGCAACCGCCGAAGAAATAA
- a CDS encoding helix-turn-helix domain-containing protein has product MTVYMDLENLLKEKNISKNKVCEACNLQRTQLNNYCKNKVTRIDFSILAKLCEYLDCTPNDILKLK; this is encoded by the coding sequence ATGACAGTATACATGGATTTAGAAAATCTTCTCAAAGAAAAGAATATCAGTAAAAACAAAGTCTGTGAAGCCTGTAATTTACAGAGGACACAGCTCAACAACTACTGCAAAAACAAAGTGACCAGAATCGACTTCTCCATCTTAGCAAAGTTGTGTGAATATCTGGACTGCACACCTAATGACATCTTGAAATTAAAGTAA